One Cedecea neteri DNA segment encodes these proteins:
- a CDS encoding type II toxin-antitoxin system HicB family antitoxin yields the protein MTTAEPLPNIMIICGQPALITWVSDINLFRGKFLGLTGYCDFVADSASGLIREGETSLQCYLEDCSTAGIEPFEKEEKMKTFTLRYPESFGEHLAIAAAEQQMSLNSYIIGALTRQLKNR from the coding sequence ATGACCACTGCAGAACCACTGCCAAATATCATGATCATTTGCGGGCAACCGGCGTTAATCACCTGGGTCTCCGACATTAATCTCTTTCGCGGCAAGTTTCTCGGCCTGACGGGATATTGTGATTTTGTCGCTGATAGCGCGTCAGGGCTGATTCGTGAAGGTGAAACGTCTTTGCAGTGCTATCTGGAAGATTGCAGCACAGCGGGCATTGAGCCTTTTGAAAAAGAAGAAAAAATGAAAACATTCACCCTCCGCTATCCTGAATCCTTTGGGGAACATCTGGCCATCGCCGCCGCCGAGCAACAAATGTCGCTGAACAGCTACATCATCGGGGCGCTGACCAGGCAGCTGAAAAATAGATAA
- a CDS encoding pyridoxal phosphate-dependent aminotransferase: protein MAIQTPVQQRSKLPDVGTTIFTVIGQLSAQYKAINLSQGAPNFPCDPKLIAGVTKAMQEGHNQYAPMTGLASLKQLIADKVASLYGAAYDPADEVLVTASASEGLYSAIGGLVHPGDEVIYFEPSFDSYAPIVRLQGAKPVALKLSLPDFTVDWDEVRAAITPRTRMIIVNTPHNPSGQVFSAHDLEMLAAVTRDTDIVILSDEVYEHIVFDGKKHHGMATHPQLAERSVIVSSFGKTFHVTGWRVGYCLAPAALMDEICKVHQFLMFSADTPMQYAFADYMSDPQTYLSLAAFYQRKRDLMQSLLADSPFELLPSGGSFFLLARFGHFSDESDSEMVKRLITDYSVATIPLSAFYTDGTDNKIIRLSFAKDEATLRAGAEALCRVKPR from the coding sequence ATGGCCATACAAACCCCGGTACAACAACGTTCAAAATTGCCGGACGTCGGAACCACGATTTTTACGGTGATCGGCCAGCTTTCCGCGCAGTACAAGGCGATAAATCTTTCTCAAGGTGCCCCCAACTTCCCCTGCGACCCTAAACTCATCGCTGGCGTCACCAAAGCCATGCAGGAAGGGCATAACCAGTACGCACCGATGACTGGCCTGGCGTCCCTGAAACAGCTTATTGCCGACAAAGTGGCGAGCCTTTACGGGGCCGCGTATGACCCTGCCGATGAGGTGCTGGTCACCGCCAGCGCCAGCGAAGGGCTTTATTCTGCGATTGGCGGCCTGGTTCATCCCGGCGATGAAGTTATCTACTTTGAGCCTTCTTTCGACAGCTACGCGCCGATTGTCCGCCTGCAGGGCGCCAAACCGGTGGCGCTCAAGCTAAGTCTGCCGGATTTCACCGTTGACTGGGACGAAGTGCGGGCGGCGATTACGCCACGCACGCGGATGATCATCGTGAACACGCCGCATAACCCAAGCGGGCAGGTTTTCAGCGCCCATGACCTGGAAATGCTGGCGGCGGTAACTCGCGACACCGACATTGTGATCCTGTCCGATGAAGTGTATGAACACATCGTCTTTGACGGCAAAAAACACCACGGCATGGCGACGCACCCGCAGCTTGCCGAGCGCAGCGTGATTGTGTCGTCATTCGGTAAAACCTTCCACGTCACAGGCTGGCGGGTCGGGTATTGCCTGGCCCCAGCGGCGCTGATGGATGAAATCTGCAAGGTGCATCAGTTCCTGATGTTCTCCGCCGACACGCCGATGCAGTATGCCTTCGCCGACTATATGAGCGACCCGCAAACTTATCTTTCACTGGCGGCGTTTTATCAGCGCAAGCGTGATTTAATGCAGTCTTTGCTGGCTGATTCGCCGTTTGAACTGTTGCCGAGCGGTGGGTCATTCTTCCTGTTGGCTCGCTTCGGGCACTTCAGCGATGAGTCCGACAGTGAGATGGTGAAGCGGTTAATCACCGACTACAGTGTGGCGACCATTCCGCTCTCCGCGTTTTATACCGATGGTACTGACAATAAAATTATCCGGCTCTCATTTGCCAAAGATGAAGCTACATTACGGGCGGGCGCTGAGGCGCTGTGCCGGGTTAAGCCACGCTGA
- a CDS encoding LysR family transcriptional regulator yields the protein MTRRNFPLNTLDAFLVTARHLNLTRAAKELCLTQGAVSRKIAALEQWLGFALFERHARGLRLTPQGSALLPDLQNAFNTLLDVADRACHKPEIIRLKAPTCAMRWLVPKLIQLEQRMPEIQVALTTTVEHSVNFKNEPFDAAIVFGQQAKSGALLFEERLTPVISQALLPPETSNWERLTFLHPTRDRTDWSLWLSNTPSPPWQMMQKNQHFDTMDLAISAAIQGFGIAIADETLVAEDLRTGRLVRPFAGSVKTGASYRLAVKPGSEGAAGLEAFCNALLSPD from the coding sequence ATGACCCGGCGTAATTTTCCCCTTAATACCCTCGATGCTTTTCTGGTCACGGCCAGGCACCTGAATCTCACCAGGGCGGCAAAAGAACTTTGCCTGACCCAAGGCGCCGTCAGCCGTAAAATCGCCGCACTTGAACAATGGCTGGGGTTCGCGCTTTTTGAGCGCCATGCACGCGGATTACGCCTCACGCCGCAGGGCAGCGCCCTGCTCCCCGATCTCCAGAACGCCTTCAACACGTTGCTGGATGTGGCCGACCGAGCCTGCCATAAGCCTGAAATTATTCGTCTTAAAGCCCCCACCTGCGCCATGCGCTGGCTGGTGCCGAAACTGATTCAGCTTGAGCAACGTATGCCGGAGATCCAGGTCGCGCTGACGACCACGGTAGAGCACAGCGTCAATTTCAAAAATGAGCCGTTTGATGCCGCCATTGTGTTCGGTCAACAGGCCAAAAGCGGCGCGCTGCTGTTTGAAGAAAGGCTGACGCCGGTTATCAGTCAGGCACTGTTGCCGCCGGAGACAAGCAACTGGGAGCGACTAACCTTTTTGCACCCGACTCGCGATCGCACCGACTGGTCATTATGGCTTTCAAATACCCCTTCGCCACCGTGGCAGATGATGCAGAAAAATCAGCATTTCGACACCATGGATCTGGCGATCAGCGCCGCCATTCAGGGGTTTGGGATAGCCATCGCAGACGAAACGCTGGTGGCCGAAGATCTTCGTACCGGGCGGTTAGTGCGGCCTTTTGCCGGGAGCGTAAAAACCGGGGCCAGTTATCGACTGGCGGTGAAACCCGGCAGCGAAGGCGCCGCCGGGCTGGAAGCATTTTGCAATGCGTTACTCAGTCCAGACTAA
- a CDS encoding transporter substrate-binding domain-containing protein: MKKVYALSLLLGLCSSFSALAAGELRYGLEAEYPPFESRNSAGELEGFDVELGKAICQAASLKCTWVETSFDSLIPGLVAKKFDAINSAMNITEQRRKSIDFTQPIYRIPSQLVGKEGSGLEATAEGLKGKTIGVLQGSIQETYAKEHWEKQGVNVVSYKDQNMAWADLLNGRIDASLVMSAAGQAGFLSTPQGKGFGFIGKPVSDDTILGSGIGFGLRKGDTVTKKELDAAIDKVKADGTVTKLAQKFFPGIDVSVK; the protein is encoded by the coding sequence ATGAAAAAAGTGTATGCGCTAAGTTTGCTGCTTGGGCTGTGTTCTTCGTTTTCTGCGCTGGCCGCCGGCGAACTGCGCTATGGCCTTGAGGCTGAATATCCACCGTTCGAAAGCCGCAACAGCGCGGGCGAGCTGGAAGGGTTTGACGTCGAACTGGGCAAAGCCATTTGCCAGGCGGCCAGCCTGAAATGTACCTGGGTTGAAACGTCGTTTGATTCACTGATCCCGGGGCTGGTGGCGAAGAAGTTTGACGCCATCAACTCGGCAATGAACATCACCGAACAGCGCCGCAAGAGTATTGATTTTACGCAGCCAATCTACCGTATTCCGTCTCAGCTAGTGGGTAAAGAAGGCAGCGGCCTTGAAGCCACGGCGGAAGGGCTGAAAGGCAAAACCATCGGCGTGCTCCAGGGCTCCATTCAGGAAACTTATGCCAAAGAGCACTGGGAAAAGCAGGGTGTAAACGTCGTGTCGTACAAAGACCAGAACATGGCCTGGGCTGACCTGCTGAATGGCCGTATTGATGCCTCGCTGGTAATGTCCGCGGCGGGCCAGGCTGGCTTCCTCAGCACGCCGCAGGGCAAAGGCTTTGGTTTTATCGGCAAACCGGTGAGCGACGACACCATCCTCGGCAGCGGGATTGGCTTTGGTCTGCGGAAAGGTGACACTGTCACGAAAAAAGAACTGGATGCTGCCATCGATAAGGTGAAAGCCGACGGCACCGTGACGAAGCTCGCGCAGAAGTTCTTCCCTGGCATCGACGTTAGCGTGAAGTAA
- a CDS encoding glucan biosynthesis protein D: protein MNRRRFIQASMALAAACGTPTLATLFSQSAFAAESGIADGHSTAFDFAVLQSMAHDLSKKPWGGAPRALPNTLANLTPQAYNAIQYDADHSLWNNIENRQLDVQFFHVGMGFRRRVRMFSLDSATHQAREIHFRPELFNYNNAGVDTKQLEGQTDLGFAGLKVFKAPELARRDVVSFLGASYFRAVDSTYQYGLSARGLAVDTFTDTPEEFPDFTSFWFETPKATDTTFVVYALLDSPSVTGAYKFIISCEAERVVMEVDNHLYARKDVKQLGIAPMTSMFACGTNERRTCDTIHPQIHDSDRLAMWRGNGEWICRPLNNPQKLQFNAFMDENPKGFGLLQLDHDFASYQDIMGWYNKRPSLWVEPRNKWGKGTVGLMEIPTTGETLDNIVCFWQPEKPVKAGDEFEFKYRLYWSGLPPVTTDLARVYATRTGMGSFPEGWAPGEHFPEKWSRRFAIDFIGGDLKAAAPKGIEPVITLSNGEAKQVEILYVEPFDGYRILFDWYPTNDSTDPVEMRMFLRCQGKAISETWLYQYFPPPPDKRKYVDDREMR, encoded by the coding sequence ATGAATCGCAGACGTTTTATCCAGGCCTCTATGGCTCTCGCCGCTGCCTGCGGCACGCCAACCCTTGCCACGCTGTTCTCCCAAAGCGCATTTGCCGCCGAGTCGGGTATCGCTGACGGGCATTCAACCGCCTTCGATTTTGCGGTGCTTCAGAGCATGGCGCACGACCTGTCGAAAAAACCATGGGGCGGTGCACCGCGCGCGCTGCCCAATACCCTGGCTAACCTGACGCCTCAGGCTTATAACGCCATTCAATATGACGCCGATCATTCGCTGTGGAACAACATCGAAAACCGCCAGCTTGACGTGCAGTTCTTCCACGTTGGCATGGGGTTCCGCCGCCGCGTCAGAATGTTCTCGCTGGATTCCGCCACCCATCAGGCGCGCGAAATCCACTTCCGCCCGGAATTGTTTAACTACAACAATGCTGGCGTAGACACCAAACAGCTCGAAGGCCAGACGGATCTCGGCTTTGCCGGTCTGAAAGTTTTTAAGGCACCGGAGCTGGCGCGTCGTGACGTAGTGTCCTTCCTCGGGGCGAGCTATTTCCGTGCCGTAGACAGCACATATCAGTACGGCCTTTCCGCCCGTGGCCTCGCGGTAGACACCTTCACCGACACACCGGAAGAGTTCCCGGACTTCACCTCGTTCTGGTTTGAAACGCCGAAAGCCACCGACACGACTTTTGTTGTCTATGCCTTACTCGATAGCCCAAGCGTAACCGGCGCGTACAAATTTATTATTAGCTGTGAAGCCGAGCGCGTGGTGATGGAGGTGGACAATCACCTTTATGCTCGTAAAGACGTCAAGCAACTGGGCATCGCGCCGATGACCAGCATGTTTGCCTGCGGCACCAATGAACGCCGGACCTGCGACACTATTCACCCGCAAATTCACGACTCCGACCGCCTGGCCATGTGGCGCGGTAACGGCGAATGGATTTGCCGCCCGCTGAATAACCCGCAGAAACTTCAGTTCAACGCCTTTATGGACGAGAACCCGAAAGGTTTTGGCCTGCTGCAGCTGGATCACGACTTTGCCAGCTACCAGGACATCATGGGCTGGTACAACAAGCGTCCGAGCCTATGGGTGGAGCCGCGTAACAAGTGGGGTAAAGGCACCGTTGGCCTGATGGAAATTCCGACCACCGGCGAAACGCTCGACAATATTGTCTGCTTCTGGCAGCCGGAAAAGCCGGTCAAAGCCGGGGATGAGTTCGAGTTCAAATATCGCCTCTACTGGAGCGGTCTGCCGCCGGTGACAACGGACCTGGCTCGCGTTTACGCCACCCGCACCGGGATGGGCAGCTTCCCGGAAGGCTGGGCACCGGGTGAACACTTCCCGGAAAAATGGTCCCGCCGCTTTGCGATCGACTTTATCGGGGGCGATTTGAAAGCCGCCGCGCCGAAGGGCATTGAGCCGGTGATTACGCTCTCCAACGGCGAAGCGAAGCAGGTAGAGATCCTCTACGTTGAACCGTTTGACGGCTACCGCATTCTGTTTGACTGGTACCCGACCAACGATTCCACCGACCCGGTCGAGATGCGCATGTTCCTGCGCTGTCAGGGCAAAGCGATCAGTGAAACCTGGCTTTACCAGTACTTCCCACCGCCGCCGGACAAACGTAAATACGTTGACGACCGCGAAATGCGTTAA